Proteins encoded by one window of Emticicia oligotrophica DSM 17448:
- a CDS encoding arylsulfatase → MKTKWQFVTSLIIISSLGLILLSSSKTKLSRPNIIIIMADDMGFSDIGCYGSEISTPNLDKLAANGLKLRNFYNAGRCCPTRASLLTGKYSHAVGMGNMVSFEDQKVPKDNYQGYLEPSVPTIAEDLKKVGYHTYMTGKWHVGESPDYWPLKRGFERYFGLISGASSYFEVLQEKRKRFVVQDDKEYVLPKDGYYATDAFTDKAIEFLESSDKQNNPFFLYLAYTAPHFPLHAYEEDIAKYENFYLQGWDKTRTDRFKKMKQIGLLDKRYQLTERPNDIQPWEDVKEKKSWARKMAVYAAMIDRMDKNIGKLVEYLKKSQQIDNTFIIFLADNGASPENVDDRKLGEPNKRIGERGSYGTYDFQWANVSNTPFKLYKKFMHEGGIISPCIIHWPAKIKPKKEFIDAPSHVIDLLPTSLELAQTQPSDVHGKSLSYLWNGAKMPSRTLFWEHEGNKAIRKGNWKLVKELEDTDWELYNLGNDPSETKNLATKEPKILTNLKSEYEVWAKSTGVKEVVKK, encoded by the coding sequence ATGAAAACAAAATGGCAGTTTGTCACATCGTTGATAATCATTTCTTCTTTGGGGCTTATTTTATTAAGTTCTTCCAAAACTAAATTGTCTCGACCCAACATCATCATTATCATGGCTGATGACATGGGCTTCTCGGATATTGGTTGTTATGGCAGCGAAATAAGCACCCCAAATCTTGATAAATTGGCAGCTAATGGTCTAAAATTAAGAAACTTCTACAATGCTGGCCGTTGTTGTCCAACCCGTGCATCTTTGCTTACTGGTAAATATTCACATGCCGTTGGCATGGGCAACATGGTTTCTTTTGAAGACCAGAAAGTACCAAAAGACAACTATCAGGGCTATCTCGAACCAAGCGTTCCTACCATTGCCGAAGACTTGAAAAAAGTGGGTTATCATACCTATATGACAGGCAAATGGCACGTGGGCGAAAGTCCAGATTATTGGCCTTTAAAGCGTGGTTTTGAACGATATTTCGGTCTAATTTCTGGAGCTTCAAGCTATTTTGAAGTCTTACAAGAAAAACGTAAAAGATTTGTTGTCCAAGACGATAAAGAATACGTATTACCTAAAGATGGCTATTATGCAACCGATGCTTTTACCGATAAAGCTATTGAGTTTTTAGAATCGAGTGATAAGCAAAACAATCCATTTTTCTTGTATTTGGCCTATACCGCACCACATTTTCCGCTACACGCCTACGAAGAAGATATTGCTAAATACGAAAACTTCTACTTACAAGGCTGGGATAAAACCCGTACCGACCGCTTCAAAAAAATGAAACAAATTGGCTTGCTCGATAAACGTTATCAACTCACTGAGCGGCCAAATGATATTCAACCTTGGGAGGATGTTAAAGAAAAAAAATCTTGGGCAAGAAAAATGGCCGTATATGCCGCAATGATTGATAGAATGGATAAAAACATTGGAAAACTGGTTGAATACTTGAAAAAAAGCCAGCAAATAGACAATACTTTTATCATTTTCTTAGCAGATAATGGAGCCAGCCCCGAAAACGTTGATGACCGAAAACTCGGCGAACCCAATAAGCGAATTGGAGAACGAGGCTCTTATGGCACTTACGATTTCCAGTGGGCAAATGTATCGAATACGCCTTTCAAGCTTTATAAAAAATTTATGCACGAAGGCGGCATCATTAGTCCATGTATTATTCATTGGCCTGCCAAAATCAAACCTAAAAAAGAGTTCATTGATGCTCCAAGTCATGTGATTGACCTCCTACCAACCAGTCTCGAATTGGCACAAACACAGCCTTCAGACGTTCACGGTAAAAGCTTAAGCTACCTTTGGAATGGAGCAAAAATGCCTTCAAGAACACTTTTTTGGGAGCATGAAGGTAACAAAGCTATAAGAAAAGGTAACTGGAAATTAGTGAAAGAGTTGGAAGATACTGATTGGGAATTATATAACCTCGGCAACGACCCAAGCGAGACAAAAAATCTTGCAACTAAAGAGCCTAAAATACTTACCAATTTAAAGTCTGAGTATGAAGTTTGGGCAAAATCAACGGGCGTAAAAGAAGTGGTTAAGAAATAA
- a CDS encoding NPCBM/NEW2 domain-containing protein produces the protein MIKIPKLLLLLSFFVHTSISAQQTKTVWLDDLLIQTFSEGLRPVQAKKNYSNDTLRINGKKYSRGLGAQSPCVLVFLLNKQATRFSALIGTDDLGNKEIALTFYVVGDGKVLFASKEMKIGDDPIKIDLNLMGIKQLGLLVTDKVGGINNKRTYCNWIDAQLEMIGDAKPEHTVNTDEKYILTPPTGKSPKINSAKLFGATPNNPFLYTIAATGERPMTFSAINLPRGLALDKQTGIISGKVSERGTYQTTLKAQNVFGEATKSLTIKIGDTIAFTPPIGWNGWNSWEAHIDREKVIASADAMVKTGLRDHGWTYINIDDAWQGVRGGPNLALQPNEKFPDIKGMFDYIHSLGLKVGLYSTPYISSYGGYTGASSDFEKGGESHQSIMVDRRAFNHIAKYRFETVDAKQMADWGTDFLKYDWRIDVNSTERMATALKQSGRDIVFSISNNAPFEKVNDWVRLTNMYRTGPDIKDSWTSLFLNTFSLDKWSPYTGHGHWADPDMMIVGKVSIGPIMHDTRLTPDEQYSHVSIFSLLDAPLLIGCPIEQLDAFTLNLLSNDEVIEINQDPLGKGGRLLLEENGIQVWVKPLEDGSSAVGLFNTGNYGKTPESYFNWGNETAKSFTFDFAKVGLQGKFNLRDVWRQKNLGTFNGSFSTEIRHHGVVMLRMFPQKR, from the coding sequence ATGATAAAAATACCCAAACTTCTATTACTTCTTTCCTTTTTTGTGCATACGAGTATTTCGGCACAGCAGACCAAAACCGTATGGTTGGACGATTTATTGATTCAAACATTTTCTGAAGGTCTTCGCCCCGTACAAGCAAAAAAAAATTATTCAAACGATACTTTACGAATCAATGGAAAGAAGTATTCAAGAGGTTTGGGGGCTCAATCTCCTTGTGTGTTGGTCTTTTTATTAAACAAACAAGCTACTCGTTTTTCAGCATTGATTGGAACTGATGATTTAGGAAATAAAGAAATCGCCCTCACATTCTATGTAGTTGGCGATGGAAAAGTGCTATTTGCAAGTAAGGAAATGAAGATTGGCGATGACCCAATCAAAATTGACCTCAATCTTATGGGAATCAAACAACTTGGCTTGTTGGTAACCGATAAAGTAGGTGGCATTAATAATAAACGAACTTACTGCAATTGGATTGATGCACAATTGGAAATGATTGGCGATGCCAAGCCCGAACACACGGTAAACACTGATGAAAAGTATATTCTTACGCCACCGACAGGTAAAAGTCCTAAAATAAATTCAGCTAAACTTTTCGGGGCTACCCCCAACAATCCATTTCTCTACACCATAGCTGCTACTGGCGAACGGCCAATGACTTTTTCGGCCATTAACCTTCCGAGAGGCCTTGCACTTGACAAACAAACAGGCATTATTAGCGGTAAAGTAAGCGAACGTGGCACGTATCAAACTACACTCAAAGCACAAAACGTATTCGGTGAAGCAACCAAATCATTAACTATCAAGATAGGTGATACCATTGCTTTTACGCCACCCATTGGTTGGAATGGCTGGAATTCGTGGGAGGCTCACATTGATAGAGAGAAAGTAATTGCCTCAGCCGATGCAATGGTAAAAACAGGTCTGCGTGACCATGGCTGGACTTACATCAACATAGATGATGCTTGGCAAGGCGTACGTGGTGGCCCAAATTTAGCACTACAACCCAACGAAAAATTTCCAGACATAAAAGGAATGTTCGACTACATTCACTCACTTGGCTTAAAAGTAGGGCTTTATTCAACTCCTTATATTTCAAGTTATGGTGGTTATACTGGAGCTTCTTCTGATTTTGAAAAAGGTGGCGAGTCTCATCAGTCTATCATGGTCGATAGAAGAGCATTTAACCACATTGCAAAATATAGATTTGAAACAGTTGATGCCAAACAAATGGCCGATTGGGGAACTGATTTCTTGAAATATGATTGGCGTATTGATGTAAACTCTACCGAACGCATGGCTACTGCCTTGAAGCAATCGGGGCGTGATATCGTGTTTAGTATTTCAAATAACGCTCCTTTTGAGAAGGTAAACGATTGGGTAAGACTAACGAATATGTACCGAACAGGCCCAGACATTAAAGATAGCTGGACGAGCCTTTTTCTTAATACCTTCTCGCTCGATAAATGGTCTCCTTATACAGGGCATGGGCATTGGGCAGACCCCGACATGATGATTGTTGGTAAAGTTTCGATTGGCCCAATTATGCACGACACCCGCCTAACACCCGACGAACAATACAGCCACGTGAGTATTTTTAGCTTATTGGATGCCCCCCTACTCATTGGCTGCCCGATTGAACAGCTCGATGCTTTCACGCTCAATCTTTTATCTAACGATGAAGTTATCGAAATAAATCAAGACCCACTCGGCAAAGGTGGTAGGCTTTTATTGGAAGAAAATGGCATACAAGTTTGGGTAAAGCCCTTAGAAGATGGTTCCTCTGCCGTCGGACTTTTCAATACTGGAAATTATGGCAAAACGCCCGAATCTTATTTCAATTGGGGCAATGAAACAGCGAAGTCGTTTACATTTGATTTTGCGAAAGTTGGCTTGCAAGGCAAATTCAACTTACGAGATGTGTGGCGTCAGAAAAATTTAGGGACCTTTAATGGTTCTTTTAGCACCGAAATTCGTCATCATGGGGTCGTAATGCTCAGAATGTTTCCTCAAAAACGCTAA
- a CDS encoding DUF7133 domain-containing protein — protein MTTKISFQRVFASILILSTFIAGFKIISFNEPKISLEGYQIEDGFELSVIASESLLKAPVSMDFDNKGRMWVVEMIGYMPNLEGIGEDEPNGRISILEDRDKNGIIDHSKVFLDKLVLPRAMALVYGGLLYTDGPKLWFVEIKNDKPGKKTLVDPIYAEGGNVEHSSNGLMMNIDNWIYNANYNFRYQLKNGKWLKEPTTNRGQWGITHDNFGRLYYNNNSVQLQGDFVLPNKVIRNKYFKPLIAEGQKLSNNRVFPIHQTSVNRGYQKDVLDEKGYLTNVTASCGPLIYRGGAFPNAYHQNAFVCVPEANLIKRNTLTFNSTQTTANQAIAEKEFIASTDEGFRPVNLFNGPDGAMYIVDMHRGIIQHKAYISQYLTEELSKKKLDTLQNAGRILKVVNKSTKLHPIPDLSKVNSKDLLVLLSHHNGWLRDRAQQLLIQKKDISIVKDLVALTQINNDYSTAIHALYVLDGLNALSFKIISDVLTKSKQPETLAHALVLTEHFAHTTNLAKIKLIFKDLQSQNNETIDLYLAICLNSWLKTGDTSLLSNLAQIEKKYADKQVFQEAIVSSLDGKEEQYLNTQNPSALLKNNLTLAISNRQKKELNLIFVKEKNAVDNRTKGLQLFRSICATCHGADGKGIQDLAPPLKDSEYINGSMKRLASIILHGLSGPITVNGKQYLLNNEMPGLANNKDISDQDIADIIRFTQNAFAKDGKNIAASEVKKLRDKKPLGGGVFSEKQLLETDFEK, from the coding sequence ATGACGACTAAAATATCATTTCAAAGAGTATTTGCCTCAATACTGATACTTTCTACATTCATTGCTGGTTTTAAAATAATTTCTTTTAACGAGCCTAAAATTTCGTTGGAAGGCTACCAAATCGAAGATGGTTTTGAACTGAGTGTCATTGCCTCTGAGTCTTTACTGAAAGCACCAGTAAGCATGGATTTTGACAATAAAGGTCGAATGTGGGTAGTTGAAATGATTGGCTATATGCCTAATCTTGAAGGTATCGGTGAAGACGAGCCCAATGGTCGAATTTCAATTTTAGAAGACCGCGACAAAAATGGAATCATTGACCATTCAAAAGTTTTTTTAGATAAACTCGTTTTACCTCGTGCAATGGCTCTTGTGTATGGAGGCCTTTTATATACAGATGGCCCAAAACTTTGGTTTGTAGAGATTAAAAATGATAAACCGGGCAAAAAAACACTCGTTGACCCAATTTACGCAGAAGGTGGGAATGTAGAACATAGCTCCAATGGACTAATGATGAATATTGATAATTGGATTTATAATGCTAATTATAATTTCAGATATCAACTAAAAAATGGAAAATGGTTGAAAGAACCAACTACTAATCGAGGTCAATGGGGGATAACACATGATAACTTCGGAAGGCTTTATTACAACAACAATAGCGTTCAACTTCAAGGCGATTTTGTTTTACCAAATAAAGTTATCAGAAATAAATACTTTAAACCTTTGATAGCTGAAGGACAAAAGCTCTCTAACAATCGAGTTTTCCCAATTCATCAAACTTCCGTAAATCGTGGTTATCAAAAAGATGTTTTAGATGAAAAAGGTTATCTCACAAACGTAACTGCCTCTTGTGGGCCATTGATTTATAGAGGTGGAGCTTTCCCCAATGCTTACCACCAAAACGCCTTTGTTTGTGTGCCAGAAGCCAATCTAATCAAACGCAATACCCTAACCTTCAACAGCACCCAAACTACTGCTAATCAAGCCATTGCTGAAAAAGAATTTATTGCATCAACCGATGAAGGATTCCGTCCAGTCAATTTATTTAATGGACCTGACGGAGCAATGTATATCGTTGATATGCACCGAGGCATTATTCAACATAAAGCTTATATTTCTCAGTATTTAACTGAAGAACTTTCCAAGAAAAAATTAGATACCCTACAAAATGCAGGACGTATTTTGAAAGTAGTAAATAAATCAACCAAACTCCATCCGATTCCAGACTTGAGCAAAGTAAACTCCAAAGATTTATTGGTATTACTAAGCCACCATAATGGCTGGTTGAGAGACCGAGCCCAACAATTATTAATTCAGAAAAAAGATATCTCAATCGTTAAAGATTTGGTAGCACTTACGCAAATCAACAACGATTATTCAACCGCTATTCATGCTCTTTATGTACTGGATGGATTAAATGCTTTGAGCTTTAAAATAATATCTGATGTCTTGACAAAATCAAAACAACCTGAAACCCTTGCTCATGCTTTAGTTCTTACTGAGCATTTTGCCCATACAACAAATTTGGCCAAGATTAAGCTTATATTTAAAGATTTACAGTCACAAAACAACGAAACAATCGACCTTTATTTAGCTATTTGCTTAAATTCTTGGCTCAAAACTGGCGACACTAGCCTTTTGTCAAATTTAGCTCAAATTGAGAAAAAATATGCCGATAAACAAGTTTTCCAAGAAGCAATAGTAAGTAGTCTTGATGGAAAGGAAGAGCAATACCTTAATACTCAGAATCCATCAGCATTATTGAAGAACAACTTGACTTTGGCAATCAGTAATCGCCAGAAAAAAGAGCTAAATCTAATTTTTGTAAAAGAGAAAAATGCAGTAGATAACCGTACTAAAGGATTACAATTATTCCGCTCAATTTGTGCGACCTGCCATGGTGCTGACGGAAAAGGCATCCAAGATTTAGCTCCACCATTGAAAGATTCAGAATACATCAATGGCTCAATGAAAAGATTAGCCTCAATTATTTTACACGGTTTAAGCGGACCAATAACTGTAAATGGAAAACAATATTTATTAAATAACGAAATGCCTGGTTTGGCCAACAACAAAGATATAAGCGACCAAGATATAGCTGATATTATTCGTTTCACACAAAATGCTTTCGCCAAAGATGGAAAAAATATTGCGGCAAGTGAAGTAAAAAAGTTGAGAGATAAAAAACCTCTAGGCGGTGGAGTATTCAGTGAAAAACAATTACTCGAAACAGATTTTGAAAAATAA
- a CDS encoding NPCBM/NEW2 domain-containing protein: MNKIIIFLAVLGLYTHSFAQTKSIWLDDLKIKSFSEGIPAVLGKTNAGGDSMKINGKLYKHGVGVSSTSVLSFFLNGHATEFSAMVGVDDKGVKDLPLKFYVIGDRKILFESGEMKLGDAPKQVKVSLVGVKRLGLLVTIEENGFNRSYSNWADAKFVMKDDFIPQTMPNTDEKYILTPKPDKKPKINSPKLFGARPNNPFLYTIAATGERPMKFTAKNLPQGLSLDSKTGQITGKVAQKGTYTSTLVAKNAFGEIKKELKIIIGDTIALTPPIGWNGWNSWARNIDREKVIASADAMIKMGLNQHGWTYINIDDAWQGQRGGVFNAIQPNEKFPNFKEMADYIHSQGLKLGVYSTPMITSYAGYIGGSSDFVDGKITDSIKNNKRAFRYVGKYHFEENDAKQMATWGVDYLKYDWRIEVPSAERMSAALKNSGRDIVYSISNSAPFSNAKDWAKLSNTFRTGPDIRDSWLSLYLSAFTLDKWALYGGHGHWLDPDMMILGNVTTGSELHPTRLTPDEQYSHVSLFSLLSAPLLIGCPIEQLDAFTLNLLTNDEVIEINQDPLGKPARLVSDDDGIQIWVKSLEDGSYAVGLFNIAHFGKTPESYFRWGDEKSTNYVLKLNQIGLKGNFRIRDVWQQKDLGNFKNTFKTSIPHHGVIMLRVFPKN, translated from the coding sequence ATGAATAAGATAATCATTTTTCTTGCCGTATTGGGGCTATATACACACAGCTTTGCCCAAACAAAATCTATTTGGCTCGATGACTTGAAAATTAAATCATTTTCAGAGGGAATTCCTGCGGTTTTAGGTAAAACCAATGCAGGCGGGGATTCAATGAAAATAAATGGTAAACTCTATAAACACGGTGTGGGTGTAAGCTCAACCAGTGTTTTATCATTTTTTTTAAATGGCCACGCCACCGAGTTTTCGGCCATGGTTGGGGTTGACGATAAAGGAGTAAAAGATTTACCACTAAAATTTTATGTAATCGGCGATAGAAAAATACTGTTTGAAAGTGGTGAAATGAAACTTGGAGATGCCCCCAAACAAGTAAAAGTAAGTCTTGTAGGCGTTAAACGCTTAGGACTTTTAGTTACGATTGAAGAAAATGGATTTAATCGTTCCTACTCCAATTGGGCAGATGCTAAGTTTGTTATGAAAGATGATTTTATTCCGCAAACGATGCCAAATACCGATGAAAAATACATTCTAACACCCAAACCTGACAAAAAGCCTAAAATTAACTCACCTAAACTTTTTGGAGCAAGACCCAATAACCCATTCCTTTATACCATTGCTGCTACGGGCGAACGACCGATGAAATTTACAGCAAAAAACTTACCACAAGGTCTTTCACTTGATTCAAAAACTGGGCAAATTACAGGAAAAGTAGCTCAAAAAGGCACTTATACAAGCACTTTAGTGGCTAAAAATGCCTTTGGCGAAATCAAAAAGGAGTTAAAAATTATCATCGGAGATACGATTGCTCTTACTCCTCCAATCGGTTGGAACGGTTGGAATTCATGGGCAAGAAACATCGACCGAGAAAAAGTAATCGCCTCGGCCGATGCCATGATAAAAATGGGACTCAACCAACATGGCTGGACGTACATAAATATTGATGATGCTTGGCAAGGGCAGCGAGGTGGCGTTTTTAATGCCATTCAACCCAACGAAAAATTTCCAAATTTCAAAGAAATGGCCGATTATATCCATAGTCAAGGGCTGAAACTTGGAGTTTATTCTACGCCCATGATAACAAGCTACGCAGGTTACATTGGCGGTTCTTCAGATTTTGTTGATGGAAAAATCACTGATTCTATCAAAAACAATAAACGAGCTTTTCGCTATGTTGGCAAATATCATTTTGAAGAAAATGATGCCAAACAAATGGCTACTTGGGGAGTAGATTATTTAAAATATGATTGGAGAATTGAAGTTCCATCGGCCGAAAGAATGTCGGCGGCTTTAAAAAACTCAGGAAGAGATATTGTTTACAGTATTTCAAATTCAGCACCCTTTTCAAATGCCAAAGATTGGGCAAAGTTAAGCAATACATTTCGTACGGGCCCCGACATCAGAGATTCTTGGTTGAGCCTTTATCTATCTGCTTTTACACTCGACAAATGGGCTCTATACGGTGGACATGGCCATTGGCTCGACCCCGACATGATGATTTTGGGCAATGTTACAACAGGCTCTGAACTTCATCCTACACGCCTTACGCCCGATGAGCAGTATAGTCATGTAAGTCTATTTAGCTTACTATCAGCACCTTTACTGATTGGCTGCCCCATTGAGCAGTTAGACGCTTTTACACTAAACCTTTTAACCAACGATGAAGTAATAGAAATCAACCAAGACCCATTGGGGAAACCCGCTAGATTAGTTTCAGATGATGATGGCATACAGATTTGGGTAAAATCATTGGAGGATGGTTCGTATGCGGTTGGGCTATTCAACATTGCTCATTTTGGAAAAACACCTGAATCATATTTCCGTTGGGGCGATGAAAAATCCACAAATTATGTCTTGAAACTCAATCAAATTGGACTTAAAGGTAATTTCCGTATAAGAGATGTCTGGCAACAGAAAGACTTGGGAAATTTTAAAAATACATTCAAAACAAGCATACCTCATCATGGAGTAATAATGCTTCGAGTATTTCCAAAAAACTAG
- a CDS encoding alpha/beta hydrolase-fold protein, which produces MKKKNIVFLLLLFVPILVQAQDLVSWRVNIAIAPETRKSFIKGGRLILHVTKQHEREPRLRSEIAFGVTPQNWETNSAFLLDSKNKNVLNIGLDKLKPNATDKYYFQVVYKQNIEDGQENVAGNLYSNIDSVLFSNNLQLNLTLNQIIQPTSIIKHQFVTAVEIKSKILSEFSGKPRFLKASILLPSGYFENPDKTYPICYRAAGLNGRYTAINGIVNNKDFSDWWFSKNAPQIIYVFLDSQGPYGDTYQVDSENNGPCGKALLEELIPEIERQVRYKSESKMRFLTGNSTGGWVSLALQIFYPDFFDGTWSYSPDPVDFEHYGLINIYQDESIFFNRYGYLQPGRRTIYGEPTFSMKDWIAGENLNSRTGNYLVSGGQFGAYNAVFGPKGANNLPSLMFDPFTGKIDHTIAKQWEKYDLKKVLEKNWPTLGPKLQGKIWIWMGDMDGLYSNVATRFLQKFLDKTENPKSDAKVSFTAMAGHGQEWSDKAVLTLIANKIAKK; this is translated from the coding sequence ATGAAAAAGAAGAACATCGTTTTTTTGTTGCTCTTATTTGTACCAATTCTCGTACAAGCTCAAGACCTCGTATCTTGGCGTGTAAACATTGCGATTGCTCCTGAAACTAGAAAATCATTTATCAAAGGTGGGCGATTAATTCTACACGTAACCAAGCAACATGAGCGAGAGCCTCGGCTTCGCTCAGAAATTGCCTTCGGTGTAACGCCCCAGAATTGGGAGACAAATTCAGCTTTTTTGCTGGACTCCAAAAATAAAAATGTTTTAAATATTGGCTTAGATAAACTAAAACCAAATGCTACTGATAAGTATTATTTTCAGGTAGTTTACAAACAAAACATTGAAGATGGCCAAGAGAATGTTGCAGGAAATCTGTATAGTAATATAGATTCGGTGTTGTTTTCTAACAACCTTCAACTGAATCTTACACTCAATCAAATTATTCAGCCAACGAGTATAATTAAGCATCAATTTGTAACCGCAGTTGAGATAAAGAGCAAAATACTTTCAGAGTTTTCGGGTAAACCTCGTTTTTTGAAGGCTTCAATCTTATTGCCATCGGGTTATTTTGAAAATCCTGACAAAACTTATCCGATTTGCTACCGAGCAGCAGGGCTAAACGGACGCTACACGGCCATCAACGGAATAGTCAATAACAAAGATTTTTCGGATTGGTGGTTTAGTAAAAACGCACCACAAATCATCTACGTTTTTCTTGATTCGCAAGGCCCTTACGGCGATACCTACCAAGTTGATTCCGAGAATAATGGCCCTTGTGGCAAAGCACTGCTTGAAGAATTAATTCCAGAAATCGAAAGGCAAGTTCGCTATAAATCCGAATCAAAAATGCGTTTTCTGACAGGAAATTCTACTGGAGGCTGGGTATCGCTAGCTCTGCAAATCTTTTATCCTGATTTTTTTGATGGCACGTGGTCATATAGCCCAGACCCCGTTGATTTTGAACACTACGGACTCATTAATATCTATCAAGATGAATCTATTTTTTTTAATCGCTATGGCTATTTACAACCAGGCCGAAGAACAATTTATGGAGAACCAACTTTCTCGATGAAAGATTGGATTGCAGGAGAAAACCTCAATAGTCGAACAGGTAATTATTTAGTTTCTGGTGGTCAGTTTGGAGCCTATAATGCCGTATTTGGCCCAAAAGGAGCGAATAATTTACCTTCACTAATGTTTGACCCATTCACGGGAAAAATCGACCATACCATTGCTAAACAATGGGAGAAGTATGATTTGAAAAAGGTTTTAGAGAAAAACTGGCCAACACTTGGCCCAAAGCTACAAGGCAAAATATGGATTTGGATGGGCGATATGGATGGACTTTACTCAAATGTTGCCACAAGGTTTCTACAAAAGTTTTTAGATAAAACCGAAAATCCTAAATCAGATGCAAAAGTTTCATTTACTGCTATGGCAGGGCATGGACAAGAATGGAGCGATAAGGCTGTTTTGACTTTGATTGCCAATAAAATTGCGAAAAAATAA